One stretch of Nocardia mangyaensis DNA includes these proteins:
- a CDS encoding DUF6745 domain-containing protein encodes MTRNLSATTETSIETTPRDWRAVAAATGSGDRTAAEAGVRLAYTRAGLAEPERIVWAASPLAAVELLTSGSIAPGAPVREAVRNGPWAAERARLHTALGTNGYSAHWRATGADLWDLTNSVVERIRAGVIDAAAGDRKRERQIRVLLLDAVLGQHEAAWLSAYDTAPGHPLDGVAAVAAQAGWWWPYAKVAVITERPLELHRDEAGRLDRGDGPALAYADGFVLHAWRGMPVTAEFLDSLRSLTPQRIREEENAELRRVMLEYYGYDRYLTESDARPLHRDETGILWRIALDGDEDVVMVEVVNSTPEPDGAYRTYWLRVPPTTRTAREGVAWTFGLGADIYEPLQQT; translated from the coding sequence GCGGTGGCGGCCGCGACGGGTAGTGGTGACCGGACGGCGGCAGAGGCCGGCGTGCGGCTGGCCTACACCCGCGCCGGGCTGGCCGAACCGGAGCGGATCGTGTGGGCCGCCTCGCCGTTGGCGGCTGTCGAGCTGCTGACCTCGGGCAGCATCGCGCCAGGAGCTCCTGTCCGGGAGGCCGTGCGCAACGGTCCATGGGCCGCCGAACGCGCGCGCCTGCACACCGCGCTCGGCACGAACGGCTACAGCGCGCACTGGCGGGCCACCGGCGCGGACCTGTGGGACCTGACGAATTCGGTGGTGGAACGCATCCGGGCCGGTGTCATCGACGCCGCGGCCGGTGATCGCAAGCGGGAACGGCAGATCCGGGTACTGCTGCTCGACGCCGTCCTCGGCCAGCACGAGGCCGCCTGGCTCAGCGCCTACGACACCGCGCCCGGTCATCCCCTCGACGGTGTCGCCGCGGTGGCCGCGCAGGCAGGCTGGTGGTGGCCCTATGCGAAGGTGGCGGTGATCACCGAGCGGCCGCTCGAGCTTCACCGCGACGAAGCCGGACGACTGGACCGCGGCGACGGACCTGCCCTGGCGTACGCCGACGGCTTCGTTCTGCACGCCTGGCGTGGAATGCCGGTCACTGCCGAGTTCCTCGACAGCTTGCGCTCGCTGACCCCGCAGCGGATCCGGGAGGAGGAGAACGCGGAACTGCGCCGGGTGATGCTCGAGTACTACGGCTACGACCGCTATCTCACCGAATCCGACGCCCGCCCCCTGCACCGCGATGAAACAGGCATCTTGTGGCGAATAGCGCTCGACGGCGACGAGGACGTGGTCATGGTCGAAGTGGTCAACTCCACCCCCGAACCCGACGGCGCCTACCGCACCTACTGGCTCCGCGTCCCACCCACCACCCGCACCGCCCGCGAGGGCGTCGCCTGGACCTTCGGCTTGGGTGCCGACATCTACGAACCGCTCCAGCAGACCTGA